The nucleotide sequence CGCGGGACCGCAAGGGCAGCGGGGGCGGCGGCACAGCTTCGGCCGCAGCGGGAACGAGCGGCAAAACCGGCGCGGGATGACCGCAACGCGAACAGAACTTCACTTCGTCGTTCAGGGTCGAACCGCATTTTGTGCAGAACATGAC is from bacterium and encodes:
- a CDS encoding zinc ribbon domain-containing protein: MFCTKCGSTLNDEVKFCSRCGHPAPVLPLVPAAAEAVPPPPLPLRSRGPLRRFLDSLSGPHH